The following are encoded in a window of Megachile rotundata isolate GNS110a chromosome 2, iyMegRotu1, whole genome shotgun sequence genomic DNA:
- the LOC100877348 gene encoding uncharacterized protein LOC100877348 has protein sequence MSDSGSESSSSEGYDGRRNRVTSADNVASPNFSHHSSVSGHKSRGSSISSRGKSPTSIISERDSKSPRYIPISPKSQRSGLASPSEVGSPRSTRSLSKSPPMSPKSYHSENNSLDSPRSDRSLSRSPIQDERSYPSTPNDSKSVHLEDTEQKQFDLEVDAQQSGDNSPKSYSYKNSESRQSSPKSPRSGHSSAKSLISGRSSPKSGPASPMDDQESDKHSPPHSPPTKGGSFNELDGEQISDGDIEDEPESIAKLKPMPITHGEDLSDVSDLESMDGVDGTNEHDSMLKENQQNEEKRALINDKMEKEDKNAPVGLTEESEQLDFEADGQWKDERDEGETEGPIIKETKDKDEKDGRDKDKDRDKIKSKDGGEGNDKEEGEEDGEKVESELEEGELSDGDDARPEETEPRPVCRFYNRGQCTWGVSCRFLHPGVTDKGNYTMFDMVRPMAYPSHAATPHEFRPHIDRPNMVRPLPGYGAPPHTPKIEDLPTESAWERGLRHAKEMMRKANKRKESDMDFEEKKMNLSLGQDELDREAGYYVRAASPEPPVERWPPREAPRRMPPPRITPDRYVDEPDPYYAPSAAPPEYYRRVHYKADTRVATEYRERIDYHAIPRGTPHSVSPPPHTRERERERERERDREREYYEKYEKKHKRPSREVIVERIPPTKPWREEEPPPEERSRGDEWADPWMRRKSPSTVRRNTSSRRSRRQSYSSGSSYSSTSSSRSSSRSSYSSYDSLSRSRSPSPPSRTRGTGKGKAVATSPPANPPTVAAAAPQRGAMLMNPPAPSPRPPKGSISPTTGTLHRRAGLNPPAPSPLSSHQRHHEKARDKAAIAAAAVAKVIKSRSRSRSSHSSSGSESSGSSSDSSESSYSSSSSETRRRKGSTPPLTRKDSKGIDALKLSGTKQQIKLTLKPASNATSIKKVERSTLMAGKKRALESPPSIDSKASVAAAAAKAAKKASSRREELLKQLKAVEDAIARKRSKV, from the exons ATGTCAGACTCTGGTTCAGAAAGTTCCTCTTCGGAGGGTTATGATGGAAGGAGAAATCGAGTTACATCTGCTGACAATGTGGCATCACCAAACTTCTCACACCATTCATCTGTGTCGGGGCATAAATCTAGGGGAAGTTCTATTTCTTCAAGAGGAAAATCACCTACATCTATTATATCCGAAAGGGATTCAAAGTCTCCAAGATATATAccaatatccccaaaatctcaaaggtctGGACTAGCATCTCCCAGTGAAGTGGGTTCTCCAAGATCAACTCGGAGTTTATCAAAATCACCACCTATGTCACCAAAATCATATCACTCAGAAAACAATTCTTTGGATTCACCTAGAAGTGATCGTAGTTTATCTCGCTCTCCTATACAAGATGAAAGATCATACCCATCTACTCCAAATGATTCCAAATCTGTACATCTTGAAGATACAGAACAGAAGCAGTTTGATTTAGAAGTAGATGCACAACAATCTGGAGATAATTCTCCCAAATCATATTCTTATAAAAACAGTGAATCAAGGCAAAGTTCaccaaaatccccaagatcTGGACATAGTTCAGCCAAGTCATTAATATCTGGAAGAAGTTCTCCAAAGTCAGGTCCAGCATCTCCTATGGATGATCAGGAATCAGATAAACATTCACCACCCCATTCTCCACCAACCAAAGGAGGTTCTTTCAATGAGTTAGATGGAGAACAAATTTCGGATGGAGACATTGAAGATGAACCAGAATCTATAGCCAAATTAAAACCTATGCCAATTACGCATGGAGAGGACTTGTCGGATGTTTCCGATTTGGAAAGTATGGACGGAGTTGATGGCACTAATGAACACGATTCGATGCTTAAGGAAAATCAACAGAATGAAGAAAAACGCGCACTAATTAATGATAAAATGGAGAAGGAAGATAAAAATGCACCTGTTGGATTAACTGAAGAAAGTGAACAATTAGATTTTGAAGCTGATGGTCAGTGGAAAGATGAACGCGATGAag GAGAAACAGAAGGACCTATTATTAAAGAAACTAAAGATAAAGATGAAAAAGATGGAAGAGATAAAGATAAAGATagagataaaataaaatcaaaagaTGGAGGTGAAGGAAATGAcaaagaagaaggagaagaagatgGAGAGAAAGTAGAATCTGAATTAGAAGAAGGTGAACTCAGCGACGGTGATGATGCTCGTCCAGAAGAAACAGAACCTAGACCTGTATGCCGCTTTTATAATCGAGGACAGTGTACATGGGGAGTTAGTTGTAGATTTTTACATCCAGGTGTAACTGACAAGGGTAATTATACCATGTTTGATATGGTCAGACCAATGGCATATCCATCGCATGCAGCAACCCCACACGAATTCAGACCACATATTGATAGACCAAATATGGTACGACCATTACCTGGTTATGGAGCTCCGCCGCATACACCAAAAATAGAAGATCTTCCTACAGAATCTGCATGGGAGCGCGGATTGCGACATGCTAAGGAG ATGATGCGTAAAGCAAATAAACGTAAAGAATCAGATATGGACTTTGaagagaaaaaaatgaatttaagtTTAGGACAAGATGAATTAGATAGAGAAGCAGGATATTATGTTAGAGCAGCTAGTCCTGAACCACCTGTTGAAAGATGGCCACCCAGAGAAGCACCTCGAAGAATGCCACCGCCAAGAATCACACCAGATAGATATGTCGATGAACCTGATCCTTATTATGCCCCATCAGCAGCACCACCAGAGTATTATAG gaGAGTACACTACAAAGCAGATACACGAGTTGCTACCGAGTATCGAGAACGTATTGATTACCATGCTATACCTCGTGGAACGCCACATTCTGTTTCTCCACCACCGCACACAAGAGAACGGGAAAGGGAAAGGGAACGTGAACGTGACAGAGAACGAGAATATTACGAGAAATATGAGAAAAAACATAAGCGTCCATCAAGAGAAGTTATAGTGGAACGCATTCCACCGACGAAACCTTGGAGAGAAGAAGAACCACCGCCAGAAGAAAGAAGTAGAGGAGATGAATGGGCAGATCCTTGGATGCGACGGAAGTCTCCAAGTACCGTACGACGAAATACATCATCCCGACGATCACGAAGACAATCCTATTCTTCAGGTTCTTCGTATTCATCAACCAG TTCTAGCCGTAGCTCGAGCCGCTCTAGCTACAGTTCTTACGACTCCCTATCCAGGTCCCGTTCACCATCCCCTCCCTCTAGAACTCGTGGTACTGGTAAAGGGAAAGCAGTCGCTACATCGCCGCCTGCAAATCCTCCTACGGTTGCAGCTGCTGCACCCCAGCGTGGTGCTATGTTAATGAATCCACCTGCCCCTTCACCCCGTCCACCTAAAGGCTCCATTTCTCCTACAACTGGTACGCTTCATCGGCGTGCTGGTCTCAATCCGCCTGCACCTAGTCCACTTTCCTCTCATCAACGGCACCACGAAAAGGCAAGGGATAAGGCGGCAATAGCAGCAGCTGCAGTTGCTAAAGTTATCAAAAGCCGTTCAAGATCTag GTCTTCACATAGTAGTTCAGGATCAGAGAGCAGTGGTAGCAGTAGCGACTCTAGCGAGTCGAGTTACTCTTCTTCTTCCAGTGAAACTCGCCGACGAAAAGGTTCAACTCCGCCATTAACACGAAAAGATTCAAAGGGTATTGACGCGTTGAAACTCAGCGGTACTAAACAGCAAATTAAGCTTACGCTGAAACCAGCAAGTAATGCTACCTCTATAAAAAAGGTCGAACGCTCTACTTTAATGGCTGGGAAAAAAAGAGCATTAGAGTCGCCTCCATCAATTGATAGTAAAGCAAGCGTTGCTGCAGCTGCGGCTAAAGCAGCAAAGAAAGCAAGTTCACGGCGTGAAGAATTACTGAAACAACTTAAAGCAGTGGAAGACGCAATCGCACGTAAAAGATCAAAAGTGTAA